Part of the Longimicrobium sp. genome is shown below.
TCACGACGTTCTTCCCTTCCAGCCCCGGGACGTAGCCGCAGACGACGGCGGCCACCGCGGCGGCGCAGGCGGCCTCCACCACCGTCTTTTCGCGCTCGAGAAGCAGGAGGACGGCGCTGGCGATCTCCTCCTCGCTCACCGTGACCAGCTCGTCGACGTACTCCTCGATCATCGCGAAGGTGTGGTCGCCGATCCTGCGCACGGCGATCCCCTCCGCGATCGTCTCGGCGGGGGGGATGGTGACCACCTCGCCCGCCTCGCGCGCCCGCAGCGCCGCGGGAAGGACGCCCGCCTCCACGCCGATCACCCGCACCTCGGGCCGCACCGACTTGATGGCCGCCGCGATCCCCGCGATGATCCCGCCGCCGCCCACCGACACCACCACCACGTCCATCTGCGGGCACTGCTCCAGCAACTCCAGCCCGATCGTCCCCTGCCCCGCGATGATGGCCGGGTCGTCGAAGGGGTGGACCAGCGTCAGCCCCTCCTCCTCGCGGATGCGCAGCGCCTCGGCCATCGCCTCGTCGTACACGGAGCCGTGCAGGATGACGCGCGCGCCGTACCCCTGCGTAGCACTCACCTTGACCAGCGGCGTGCGCTCCGGCATCACGATGGTGGCCGGGATGCCGAGGCGCTGGGCGTGATAAGCGACGCCCTGCGCGTGGTTGCCGGCGCTGGCCGCGATCACGCCGCGCTCCCGCTCCTCGGGCGACAGCGTCAGCATGCGGTTGAGGGCGCCGCGCTCCTTGAACGAGCCGGTGCGCTGCAGGTTCTCGAACTTGAACCAGGCGTGCCCGCCGAACATCTCGCCGAAGATCTCGGACGGGGTGCACGGGGTGAGCACCACCTGTCCGTGGATGCG
Proteins encoded:
- the ilvA gene encoding threonine ammonia-lyase, producing the protein MVELSDIEAARARIHGQVVLTPCTPSEIFGEMFGGHAWFKFENLQRTGSFKERGALNRMLTLSPEERERGVIAASAGNHAQGVAYHAQRLGIPATIVMPERTPLVKVSATQGYGARVILHGSVYDEAMAEALRIREEEGLTLVHPFDDPAIIAGQGTIGLELLEQCPQMDVVVVSVGGGGIIAGIAAAIKSVRPEVRVIGVEAGVLPAALRAREAGEVVTIPPAETIAEGIAVRRIGDHTFAMIEEYVDELVTVSEEEIASAVLLLLEREKTVVEAACAAAVAAVVCGYVPGLEGKNVVMVLSGGNIDVSLMSRIIERGLIQDGRLAHLVVRLRDRPGALAALTAALAESGANVVSLDHRRGTGGLWLTEAEVGLTLEMRGRTHAQDLIQMLTDRGFTVHRE